CATTGATATTGTACATAAAGAGTGGTATCAGGCAGCTGTGACAATTGGGGACAAAATTCACGCACCAGAACCATCTATTTCACGATGTTGTGGCAGGCAAAGCAACAGAAGCAACGTGCCTGGGGATTCTCCTGAAGTGTATTACCGCAGGCTAGTTACAGTGCCATTTATTGATGAGCTTTTGAATCATCTAGACAACCGATTTGCTATCAGTCACATTAAAGCTGTATGCACAATGAAGAGCCTAATGCCAGCTTCCTTCATGACATCTGTCGGTGATTTGGGTTCAAGTATGGGGGAATTGGATGTGAAAACTATGGGACTTGACGACTTTGAATTCTACCTTGACGATTTACCATCTGCTGATGGGCTGCCTCAGGAGATGCACAACTGGGTCAACAAATGGCGCAGATTCAAAGGAGCGTTTCCTCACACGCCTGCAGATTGCTTGTCATATGCTGACGAAACTATGTACCCAAACATCAACTGTGTGCTGCGCATATTTTGCACACTGCCAGTCACGACAGCAGAGTGTGAAAGATCCGTGTCTGTCTTAAGGCGACTAAAGACATACCTCAGGTCCTCAATGGGCCAAGAAAGACTAAGCAGTTTGGCTCTACTACACATCAATCAGTCGATGACAATCGATTTTGATGCAGTTATTAACAGTTTTTCCAGGAAACATCCGCGAAGAATGATTTTGAAAGACATTTTGTCAACTTGTATAGATACATAAGACATCGTGATATTACAAGGATGagagtaaatatcaaatatcaattaaaccattaatatcaatattaatctagatattgatataaaaacagttattaagatcaataatattgatattaatataaacagatcaatattattgatattaatatggaAACCCCCCCAGAGAAATTCTGGGTACGCGCCTGATGTCACACAAAGTTGACTCTGCCTTGTCGGCGCGCGCGCGTACCGCACCTCCCGGACAAGGGGATGTCCGCGAGCATGCGTGCAATTTCCCGCCACGCTTGCGCAGTCCTCATCCGCATAGTTCCGCTGGCGCCACGAACAGATTAGCGGGTACGAATAACAGGCTAGTTGTGTTGGTAGCGTTGGTATGCGTAGGCTATATAGGACAGAAAAGCGCGGGAATCTGGATCTGGACTCGCAAGAGCTAGAATCTAGGTGAGCCGCAGCCCGTTGCTGGTGACGCGTAGGAGGCCAAACATTTGGCGGGATTCAAGTGCGTGGAAGTACTAGCCCGACTACGAATCAATACACTTTCGTCACTCGGCAGCACAGAGGCATGACGCGGTATGGTCGTAATAACAATGGCGGGAGCGGTCGATCGTACAGAGTTACCATCTACGACACGTGAGGCATTGCGTGGCAGCAACAGCACTCGAGTGTAGCCAAAGTCTGTATGCGTACTAACGTTGCGAGGGGCCGCAGCCCGGGAATCACATCGCTGAGTGTCTTGTCTAGCCTTGTCATGGAGAATGGCGCGAAGGGAAGGCGTGACCGCCGCAGCCGCCAATCCAGTACAG
The sequence above is drawn from the Corticium candelabrum chromosome 8, ooCorCand1.1, whole genome shotgun sequence genome and encodes:
- the LOC134182914 gene encoding 52 kDa repressor of the inhibitor of the protein kinase-like, with the protein product MAGKCQGAAARIQANYPKALYFHCAAHILNLCVVGACKVQSVQNMMGFLKEISLFFSNSPKRQQELESQIMEVTDSETNKRKLVDLCRTRWIARIEAFEVFESLLSSVVNSLEVISEGARAGWNVESATMARGLFHSIMKFEFLITFVVVKKAPCYIKGLTHLLQKKTLDICTAYGEVDNVKLSLAQVRQTIDIVHKEWYQAAVTIGDKIHAPEPSISRCCGRQSNRSNVPGDSPEVYYRRLVTVPFIDELLNHLDNRFAISHIKAVCTMKSLMPASFMTSVGDLGSSMGELDVKTMGLDDFEFYLDDLPSADGLPQEMHNWVNKWRRFKGAFPHTPADCLSYADETMYPNINCVLRIFCTLPVTTAECERSVSVLRRLKTYLRSSMGQERLSSLALLHINQSMTIDFDAVINSFSRKHPRRMILKDILSTCIDT